Genomic DNA from Nonomuraea rubra:
TTGGCCCGCGCGTTGGTCGCCAGAGGCAGCTTGACCACGTTCGCCTCGATCTCGCCGGCCTCGATGGCCCGCTGGGCGACGCCGACGGCCGCGATCTCGGGGTCGGTGAAGATGTTGGAGGACACCGTGGCCAGCCGCAGCGGCTGCACGGCCTCGCCCATCGCGTGCCACACCGCGATCCGGCCCTGCATGGCGGCGACGGAGGCCAGCATCAGCACGCCCGTGCAGTCGCCCGCCGCGTACACGCCGGGCGCCGACGTGCGCGACACCTTGTCGACCTTGACGAACCCGCCCCGGTCGAGCTGCACCCCGGCCTCCTCCAGCCCGATGCCGGAGGTGTTGGGGATCATGCCGACCGTCATCAGCGCGTGCGAGCCCTCCGCCGTGCGCCCGTCCTCCAGCGTCACGACCACCCCGTCGGGCGTGCGCTTGACGGACGCGGCCCGGGAGCGGCCCATGACGTTCATCCCGCGCCGCCGGTAGACCTCCTCCAGCACCTCGGCGCCGTCGGCGTCCTCGTTGGGCATCATCCGGTCCCGGCTGGACACCAGCGTCACCTCGGCCCCGAGCGACCGGTACGCACCGGCGAACTCGGCCCCGGTCACCCCGGAACCGACCACGATCAGATGCTCGGGCAGCTCCTCCAGGTCGTAGAGCTGCCGCCAGGTGAGGATGCGCTCCCCGTCGGGCTCGGCCCCCGGCAGCACCCGCGGCGTCGCCCCCGTCGCCACCAGCACCACGTCGGCCCTGATCGTCCGGTCGCCGGCCTTGACCACCTGCGGGTCCACCAGCCGCCCGCGCGCCTTGATGATCTCCACGCCCTCGGCCTCGACCCGCGTCGCGATGTCGGCCGACTGCGCCTGCGCCAGCTCCTTGACCCGCTTGTTGACCAGCGGCAGATCGACTCCCACCACGCCGGCGTCGCCGTCGGGCCCGCCGGAGAACGACACGCCCAGGGAGGGCGCGTCGAGCAGCGCCTGCTTGCGCACGGAGGTCGCGATCAGCGTCTTGGACGGCACGCAGTCGGTCAGCACGCACGCGCCACCCGGGCCGTCCTGCTCGACCATCGTGACTTGCGCGCCTAGCTGAGCGGCCACCAGCGCCGCCTCGTAGCCGCCTGGTCCGCCACCGATGATCACGATCCTCGTCACGTATCCCATTCTCCCGCATGCCGCGAGCTGCCGACGAACGGGGCAGGGCCTCAGGCGCTAGTCTTGGCTGCTGTGCCTGTATACGCCGCCTACGGCAGCAACATGGACCCTGAGCAGATGGCCATGCGTGCCCCGCACTCCCCGATCCGGGGAGTGGGATGGCTGCCGGGCTGGCGCCTGACGTTCGGAGGCATGGACCTCGCGTGGGAGGGCGCGGTCGCCACGATCGTGGAGGACCCTGACGAGCACGTGTTCGTGGTGCTCTACGACGTGCCCGACTGGGAGGAGACCTCGCTCGACCAGTGGGAGGGCGCCGTGCGCGGCGCGTACCACAAGGTGCGGCTACGGGTGCAGACGCTGGAGGGCGAGGTCGTGGCCTGGTTCTACGTGCTCGACGGCTACGAGGGCGGCCTGCCGTCGGCCCGCTACCTGGGCAGCCTGGCCGAGGCGGCCGAGCGCGCGGGCGCCCCCGACGACTACGTCAAGGAGTTGCGGGAGCGCCCCTGCACCTCGTACGGGGGTTAGCGCAGCGGCTGGTCCTTGGTCTCCTTCAGGACGAAGAGGTAGACCAGCGTCGAGACCAGCGCCAGCGCCGACATGTACCACGGGAAGAGCCCCGGGTTCTTCGCCTCCTGCAGCGCCGTGCCGATCAGCGGCGCGGTGCCGCCGAACAGGGCCACGGTCAGCGAGTACGGGAACCCGGCCCCCGCCGCCCGCACCCGGGTCGGGAACAGCTCGGAGTTCACCGCCGCCGAGATCGAGGTGAAGCAGCCGAGGAACACCATGCCGACGAGCTGCACGATCAGCAGGCTCGCGTAGGAGTCGGTGAGCAGGCCGAGCAGCGGCACGGGCAGGATGAGGAACCCGAGGCCGAACGTGATCAGCATCGGCTTGCGCCCCACCCGGTCCGACAGCATGCCGAGCAGCGGCTGCAGGATCATGAAGAAGACCAGCGAGATCGTGCCGATCTGCAGCGAGTCCGCCTTGTCGAAGCCCACCGTGATCTGCGCGTATGTGGGCAGGAAGCTGGTCCACGTGTAGTACGCGACGGTGCCGGCGATCGTGATGCCCACGATCGTGGCCGCCGACCTCGGGTAGTGCTTGAGGAAGTCGAACAGCTTGGGCCGCTCGGCCTCGCCCCGCCTGATCTCCTCCGCCACGGCCGAGGTCTCGTCGGCGCCCTTGCGGATCCACAGGCCGACGAGGCTCAGCACGGCGCCCACGAAGAACGGGATGCGCCAGCCCCAGGAGTTCATGTCGGCCTCGATGAGGCTGGTGGCCAGCAGCGCGGCCAGGCCGGAGGCGATGAGCTGGCCGATGGTGGTGCTCACGTACTGGAAGCTCGAGAACAGGCCGCGGCGGCCGGGCGGGGCCGACTCCACGAGGAACGTGGTGGCGGCGGCGAACTCGCCGCCCACCGACAGGCCCTGGATGAGCCTGGCCAGGGTGAGAATGATCGGCGCGAGCAGCCCGACGGCCGCGTACGTCGGGGTCAGGCCGACGAGCAGCGAGCCGGCGCCCATCAGCACGATGGTGAACGTCATGGCGTTCTTGCGGCCGTACCTGTCGGCGAACGCGCCGACGAGCAGGCCGCCGAGCGGGCGCATGAAGAAGCCCACGGCGAAGACGGCGAACGAGCTCAGCAGCGGCACCAGGCTGTTGGCCGAGCCCTTCGGGAAGACCTGTTCGGAGAAGTAGACAGCGAGGAAGGTGTAGGCGTACCAGTCGTACCACTCGACGACGTTGCCGATGCTGGCCGCCATGAGCTGGCGGACCCGGCTCTTGGGGATGCCGAGTGGTGATGGGGCGTGGGGGGAGGTCGCCACGTGGGCTCCTTTGCTGACAGTGCGGTGATGGCCTACTGTGCATTCGGGCGACCGAAACAGTCAAATATTCGTAGAAATATTTAACTTCCCGACAATGAAACGGGTGCAGGTGGACGTTCTCGACCGGCGGCTCGTGGCCGCGCTGCAAGTCAGCCCCCGCGCCTCGTGGGGCGAGATCGGGCGCGCCGTGGGCGAGCACGAGCGCACGGTCGCCCGGCGGCTGCAGCGGCTGATCGCCGAGGGGATCGTGCAGGTCACGGCCATCTACGACGACCTGCGCACCGGGCACGGGCGGCCGGTGCACCTGCACGTCCAGGTGCGGCCTGGGACGGCGGCGCAGGTGGCCAAGGCGCTGGCCGACCGGCCCGACACGCGCTCGGTCTACTCGCTGACCGGGGCCGCCGACCTCGGCTGCGAGCTGGTCTCGCCGTCCAGGGAGGACCTGCACCGCATCCTGTCCTCGCAGGTCTCCGACATCGACGGGGTGCTGCAGACGCAGACCCAGGTCGTGCTGCACACGTTCACGACCGTCGCAGAGTGGCACGCCCCGTACCTGACCGAGCGGGAGGTGGCCGAGCTGCGGCCGGACCCGCCGGCCGCGTGCCTGCCCGACGAGGAGGGGCTGTCACCCCTGGAGCAGGAGATCGCCGACCTGCTCACCGCCGACGGCCGCATCGCGTTCACCGCCGTGGCCGAGCGGCTCGACATCTCCGTGCCGACCGCGCGCAGGCGGGTCACCTCGCTGATCGAGCGGCGGCTGCTGCTGCCCAGGGCCGAGGTGGAGCCGGCGCTGCTCGGCCTGGAGGTGGAGGCCATGCTCTGGCTGAAGGTCCGCCCGCACGGGCTCGACCTGGTCGGCCAGGAACTGGCAGCGCACCCCAGCGTCCGTTACTGCGCCGCCACGACGGGCACGCATTCACTCATCGTGCAGGTCGTGGCGGCACACGAGGCGGCGCTCTACCGTTTCATGACCGGCGTCGTCGGCCGGTACGACGAGATCACCGACGTCGACCTCACGCTCATCACCCGCGCCTACAAACGCGGCCACCTCCACAAGTCCGGACTGCTCACACTGGAGAGAACACCATGACCACCCCCGCCGAGAACGAAGTAGCCGACCTCTGCGTGGAGCTGATCCGCGCCGACAGCAGCAACTACGGCGACGGCAGCGGCCCCGGCGAGCGCGCCGCCGCCGAGGTCGTCATGTCCAGGCTGGCCGAGGTCGGGATCGACGCCACGTACGTCGAGAGCGAGCCGGGCCGCGGCAACGTGATCACCCGGATCGAGGGCACCGACCCGTCGCTGCCCGCCCTGCTCGTCCACGGCCACCTGGACGTCGTGCCGGCCAACGCCGCCGACTGGACGGTCGACCCGTTCGCGGGCGAGGTGCGCGACGGCTACATCTGGGGCCGCGGCGCCGTGGACATGAAGGACATGGACGCGATGATGCTGGCCGTGCTGCGCCAGATCAAGCGCGAGGGCCGCAGGCCGCGCCGCGACCTCGTCTTCGCCTGGGTGGCCGACGAGGAGGCCGGCGGCGTGTACGGCGCCAAGTACCTCACCGCCCACCACCCCGAGCTGTTCGAGGGCGTGACCGAGGCGATCAGCGAGGTCGGCGGCTACTCGCTGGAGGTGGACCCGTCGCTGCGGCTCTACCTCATCGAGACGGCCCAGAAGGGCCTGGCCTGGATGAAGCTGATTGCCGACGGCACGGCCGGCCACGGCTCGATGCTGAACGACGACAACGCCGTCACCGAGGTCGCCAGGGCCGTCGCCAGGATCGGCGACCACGACTGGCCGCTCACCTACACGCCGACGGTCCGCCGCTTCCTCACCGAGGTCGCGGACGCGTTCGGGATCCCGTTCGACGAGGACGACCCGCAGCCCATCCTGGACAGGATCGGGCCGCTGGTGCGCTTCGTGGGCGCGACGCTGCGCCACACCACCAACCCGACCCAGCTCGGCGCCGGCTACAAGTCGAACGTCATCCCCGGCCAGGCCACGGCCGTGGTGGACGGGCGGTTCCTGCCGGGGTTCGAGGAGGAGTTCTTCAAGACGGTGGACGGGCTGCTCGGGCCGAAGGTGCGGCGCGAGTTCATCCACCACGACATCGCGCTGGAGACCTCGTTCGACGGGGCGCTGGTGGAGTCGATGATCGCGGCGCTGAAGGAGGAGGACCCGGCCGCGCGGGCGATCCCGTACTGCATGTCGGGCGGCACCGACAACAAGACGTTCTTCGCGGACCTGGGGGTGCGCGGGTTCGGGTTCGTGCCGCTGCGGCTGCCGGCCGACATGGACTTCGCGGCGATGTTCCACGGCGTGGACGAGCGGGTGCCGGTCGACGCGCTGCAGTTCGGGGTGCGGGTTCTGGACAGGCTGCTCCTAAACTACTGAGGTGTGACCAAAGACGCATACACCCTGGCCAGCGAGGCCGCGGCGGCGCTGCGGAGCGCCGCCGGCCTCGACACCTTCGATGTGGCCCTCGTCATGGGGTCGGGGTGGGTGCCCGCCGCCGACGCGATCGGTGAGACGGTGCGCGAGATCCCGTTCGTCGACCTGCCCGGCTTCCGGGCGCCCGCCGTCGCGGGCCACGGCGGCAAGATCCGCGTCGTCCGCACCTCCTCCGGCCGGCACGCGCTGATCTTCCTCGGTCGCACCCATCTGTACGAGGGGCTCGGCGTGGACGCGGTGGTGCACGGCGTACGCACGGCGGCGGCGGCAGGGGTGCGCACGCTCGTGCTCACCAACGCCGCCGGCGGCCTGCGGCCCGAGACGCAGAACGTCGGCGACCCCGTCCTGATCAACGACCACATCAACCTGACCGGGGCCAACCCGATCACCGGCACCACGTTCATCGACCTCACCGAGGTCTACTCGCGCCGCCTGCGCGCGCTGGTCCACGAGATCGACCCGACCCTGGCCGAGGGCGTCTACGTGGCCTTCCGCGGCCCCACGTACGAGACGCCCGCCGAGATCCGCATGCTGCGCACGCTGGGCGGCGACATGGTCGGCATGTCCACCGTCCTGGAGGCCATCGCCGCCCGCGAGGCGAACCTGGAGGTGCTCGGCCTCTCGCTGGTCACCAACCCGGGAGCAGGCCTGTCGGGCGAGCCGCTCAACCACGAGGAGGTCCTGGAGGTGGGCCGCGCCACGGCCGCGCGCATGGGCGTGCTGCTGGCCAAGGTGGTGGACCGCCTGTGACCCTCATCGAGACGGCCCGCGCCTGGCTGGCGCAGGATCCCGACCCCGACACCCGGGCCGAGCTCTCCGCCCTGATCGAGGCCGAGGACCTGCCCGCCCTGGAGGACCGCTTCGGAGCCAAGCTGGAGTTCGGCACG
This window encodes:
- a CDS encoding purine-nucleoside phosphorylase is translated as MTKDAYTLASEAAAALRSAAGLDTFDVALVMGSGWVPAADAIGETVREIPFVDLPGFRAPAVAGHGGKIRVVRTSSGRHALIFLGRTHLYEGLGVDAVVHGVRTAAAAGVRTLVLTNAAGGLRPETQNVGDPVLINDHINLTGANPITGTTFIDLTEVYSRRLRALVHEIDPTLAEGVYVAFRGPTYETPAEIRMLRTLGGDMVGMSTVLEAIAAREANLEVLGLSLVTNPGAGLSGEPLNHEEVLEVGRATAARMGVLLAKVVDRL
- a CDS encoding M20/M25/M40 family metallo-hydrolase yields the protein MTTPAENEVADLCVELIRADSSNYGDGSGPGERAAAEVVMSRLAEVGIDATYVESEPGRGNVITRIEGTDPSLPALLVHGHLDVVPANAADWTVDPFAGEVRDGYIWGRGAVDMKDMDAMMLAVLRQIKREGRRPRRDLVFAWVADEEAGGVYGAKYLTAHHPELFEGVTEAISEVGGYSLEVDPSLRLYLIETAQKGLAWMKLIADGTAGHGSMLNDDNAVTEVARAVARIGDHDWPLTYTPTVRRFLTEVADAFGIPFDEDDPQPILDRIGPLVRFVGATLRHTTNPTQLGAGYKSNVIPGQATAVVDGRFLPGFEEEFFKTVDGLLGPKVRREFIHHDIALETSFDGALVESMIAALKEEDPAARAIPYCMSGGTDNKTFFADLGVRGFGFVPLRLPADMDFAAMFHGVDERVPVDALQFGVRVLDRLLLNY
- a CDS encoding gamma-glutamylcyclotransferase; translated protein: MPVYAAYGSNMDPEQMAMRAPHSPIRGVGWLPGWRLTFGGMDLAWEGAVATIVEDPDEHVFVVLYDVPDWEETSLDQWEGAVRGAYHKVRLRVQTLEGEVVAWFYVLDGYEGGLPSARYLGSLAEAAERAGAPDDYVKELRERPCTSYGG
- a CDS encoding NAD(P)H-quinone dehydrogenase yields the protein MTRIVIIGGGPGGYEAALVAAQLGAQVTMVEQDGPGGACVLTDCVPSKTLIATSVRKQALLDAPSLGVSFSGGPDGDAGVVGVDLPLVNKRVKELAQAQSADIATRVEAEGVEIIKARGRLVDPQVVKAGDRTIRADVVLVATGATPRVLPGAEPDGERILTWRQLYDLEELPEHLIVVGSGVTGAEFAGAYRSLGAEVTLVSSRDRMMPNEDADGAEVLEEVYRRRGMNVMGRSRAASVKRTPDGVVVTLEDGRTAEGSHALMTVGMIPNTSGIGLEEAGVQLDRGGFVKVDKVSRTSAPGVYAAGDCTGVLMLASVAAMQGRIAVWHAMGEAVQPLRLATVSSNIFTDPEIAAVGVAQRAIEAGEIEANVVKLPLATNARAKMQGFNDGFVKLFCRPHTGIVLGGVVVAPRASELILAVSVAVQQRLTVDQLAHTFAVYPSLSGSITEAARRLMQPGVSI
- a CDS encoding Lrp/AsnC family transcriptional regulator → MKRVQVDVLDRRLVAALQVSPRASWGEIGRAVGEHERTVARRLQRLIAEGIVQVTAIYDDLRTGHGRPVHLHVQVRPGTAAQVAKALADRPDTRSVYSLTGAADLGCELVSPSREDLHRILSSQVSDIDGVLQTQTQVVLHTFTTVAEWHAPYLTEREVAELRPDPPAACLPDEEGLSPLEQEIADLLTADGRIAFTAVAERLDISVPTARRRVTSLIERRLLLPRAEVEPALLGLEVEAMLWLKVRPHGLDLVGQELAAHPSVRYCAATTGTHSLIVQVVAAHEAALYRFMTGVVGRYDEITDVDLTLITRAYKRGHLHKSGLLTLERTP
- a CDS encoding MFS transporter, whose translation is MATSPHAPSPLGIPKSRVRQLMAASIGNVVEWYDWYAYTFLAVYFSEQVFPKGSANSLVPLLSSFAVFAVGFFMRPLGGLLVGAFADRYGRKNAMTFTIVLMGAGSLLVGLTPTYAAVGLLAPIILTLARLIQGLSVGGEFAAATTFLVESAPPGRRGLFSSFQYVSTTIGQLIASGLAALLATSLIEADMNSWGWRIPFFVGAVLSLVGLWIRKGADETSAVAEEIRRGEAERPKLFDFLKHYPRSAATIVGITIAGTVAYYTWTSFLPTYAQITVGFDKADSLQIGTISLVFFMILQPLLGMLSDRVGRKPMLITFGLGFLILPVPLLGLLTDSYASLLIVQLVGMVFLGCFTSISAAVNSELFPTRVRAAGAGFPYSLTVALFGGTAPLIGTALQEAKNPGLFPWYMSALALVSTLVYLFVLKETKDQPLR